The window AAGCAAGAGGGTTTGCATGGCTGAAACGACGCACCGCCGGATTATCATTGGCGATGTGCATGGCCACTACAAGGGGCTGCAAGAATTGCTGGGTGCAATTGCCCCTGGCAAGGCAGATCAGGTCTACCTGCTCGGGGATCTGGTTGATCGGGGGCCGCAAAGCCCCGAGGTCGTGAGTTTTGTACGGGAGCACGGATACTCCTGTCTTTTAGGAAATCACGAACAGCTTTTTCTGGAATCTTTTCCAGATGGAAAAATTGCTTCTAACGCTTTACAGGCATGGCTCTACAGCGGTGGACAGACAACTGTAGAGAGCTACATGAACCGGGAAAATGGCATTGACCTGCTGATTGAGCATGTCAAGTGGCTGGCAACTTTGCCAACCTATCTGGATTTGGGGGATGTTTGGCTGGCTCATGCCGGGGTTGATCCGAAATTATCGGTGGAGATGCAAACCACCCATGAGCTGTGTTGGGTCAGGGAAGAGTTTCTCAGCATTCCAGAACCCTATTTTCCTGACAAACTGATTATTACCGGGCACACGATCACCTTTACCTTGCCAGGGGTGTCTCCTGGTGAAGTGGCTCAGGGCTATGGTTGGATGGACATTGATACGGGCGCTTACCATCCGAAGAGTGGATGGCTGACTGGATTAGATTTAACCCACCAGATGGTCTACCAGTTCAATGTTTATCAGAACTGTTCTCGTAAGTTACCGCTGGCCGAGATCACGACCTGGGTTGATCCGTCTGATATTACCGATCGCTACCAGCACCTGCGGAAGCAGTCGGCAGTAAGCCCATAAAGACGTTGTATGCAAGGTCTTTACGGGCTTCTGGAGCTAGAGCAGGCTCTTGACTCGGCTGGTATAGGTCGAGCTATTTAACCCATCCCCTCGATTGGCCGTGGATGGATTGATCTTGCTCTTGAGAGCGCTAATTCGGTTGCCTGTATCCGGGTGGGTACTTAAAAATTCTGGTGTTCCAGAGGATCCCTTCAGAAGCTTCTCCATGAAAGAGACCATGGCTGAAGGAGCATAACCCGCCCCACTCATCGTCCGTAGACCTCGCTGATCGGCGTCATACTCTGCTTGACGGCTGTTGGGTCTGTTCAAAGCCAGTTCCACGCCTATGCCAACCAGCTCGCTCTGATCGATACCGGCGACGTTGGCAACTCCCCGTTGAATGGCGACTTGCTTCAGTTGTTCAACCAGGTGACGGCCTGCAATATGGCCGATTTCATGGCCCAGGACACTCGCTACCTGAGCTTCGTTATCTGCAAGTCTGAGCAGGCCGGTTGTGATGTAAACAAACCCTCCCATCGTGGCGAAGGCATTCACGTTCTGGTCTGCAACAACTTGGAAGGTATAGGGAATGTTGGGACGATCGCTCTTGGGTACCAATCGTTGACCAGCCTGATTCACAAAAGCATTCAGGGTTGGATTATTGTAAATTCGAAACTCTCTACTCGTTAGCTCGGCATTCATCTGTTTGCCGATCTCAACTTCCTGCTGATCGGAGAGGTTTGAGAGTTGAATAATTTGAACTCCTTGGAAAATTAAATCTGTAATTGAAATTGCCTGCAGGCGCAGTGGAACACTGAGCAACACTGCGATCGCGACCACCAGAGAGATGGCAGGGTAAAGCCAACGACGATGGAAGCGACGCCAGAACAACGACAGGGAGTTAAGCATGGTAGTGTGGGAGAACTGGAGAAGATTTTAATAGGTTGGACGTATATCCAATCTAGAAGGTTGCAATTTTAAGACTTTTGAGGGTGAAGTATAGATCTTGATACTTAAAGACTATCTCTCACAGCGCTTCCCTACAAGAGATGAAGATAGCTAACCCATTCAAGACCAGGGGACTCTGCAAGCAACCTTGGTTATGGTAATCTGACACAGGATTCTTCCATGAGCTCTAATCCTCAGCTTTTAGGATGGGAGACTCTGGGGCAGTTTCTTTACAGGAAGGAACCCGGTATGGCTATTCTGGATTCTCAAGGTCGTCTATTTGGCAAGATCAACATTTTAGATGCAGGGGCTATCCTGGTCATCCTGCTGGTGCTGATTGGTATCTTTGTCTATCCTGGCGCTACCGGCTCTGTTGCCCAGGTTGGCGTTCAGACTCAAGCTGTAGAGATTGATGTCATCTCGAAGGGGGTGGGAACCAGTCATGCAGATGCTTTTATCAAGGATCTGCAAGGAACCAAAACCATTAACCTGATTATTCGGAACCAGCCCTATGGTCAGGTCAACCTGAAATCCGTCCAGCTTTTACCTCGTAACACTGCTGTTCCCCAGCCTGATGGTTCTGTTAAGGCGCTGAAAGATCCCCGTCCGGAGTTGGACTACAGCACCGATATGATGCTGACGCTGGGGGGTGAAGCGAAGGTGACCAAGGATGGATATGTCTTGGGAAATAGCAAAATCAAGATTGGTAGCCTGGTTGAGATGGAAGGATTGAAATTTAATTTCAATGGCAGTGTCGTTGATGTTCGTCCCCAGTAGCAGCGCGATTGATCGCGCCTGTAGGGGGGAGGGAGATTTCTGCATGGGAAGGATGGCAGAATCTAAGTCAGAGTAAGGGGATTTGCCATAAAATAGTTGTCCGGTCAATTTTTCGGCAATGATGTATGGGCAACACTTTTGGTCATCTCTTTCGCGTTACTACCTTTGGTGAATCCCATGGTGGGGGCGTTGGCGTCATTATCGATGGTTGCCCGCCCCGATTGGAGATCTCTGCGGAGGAGATTCAGGTGGATCTGGACCGGCGGCGTCCTGGCCAGAGCAAGATTACCACGCCCCGCAATGAAGCCGATGCCTGTGAGATTCTGTCTGGCGTCTTTGAGGGGAAGACTCTGGGCACCCCGATCGCCATCCTGGTCCGCAACAAGGATGCCCGTTCCCAGGATTACGATGAGATGGCTGAAAAATATCGCCCGTCCCACGCGGATGCGACCTACGACGCTAAGTATGGGATTCGCAACTGGCAGGGTGGTGGACGTTCCTCGGCCCGTGAGACGATCGGACGGGTGGCTGCTGGCGCGATCGCTAAGAAGATCCTGGCTCAGGTGGCGGGCGTGGACATCATCGCCTACGTTAAGCGGATTAAAGACATAGAGGCGGTGGTTGATCCGGCTACGGTGACCCTGGCTCAGGTAGAAAGCAATATTGTTCGGTGTCCGGATGGGGATTGTGCCGATCGTATGATTGACCTGATTGAACAGGTGCGGCGGGAGGGAGATTCGATCGGGGGTGTGGTGGAATGTGTAGCCCGCCATGTTCCCAAAGGACTGGGTTCACCCGTATTCGACAAACTGGAAGCGGACCTGGCCAAGGCAGTGATGTCCCTCCCGGCCACCAAGGGCTTTGAGATTGGCTCTGGCTTTGCCGGGACTCTGCTGACGGGCAGTGAACACAACGACGAATACTATATGGAGGAGGGGCAGATCCGCACGGTCACTAATCGATCGGGTGGGGTGCAGGGTGGGATCTCGAATGGAGAGAACATTCTGCTCCGGATTGCCTTTAAGCCAACGGCAACGATTCGTAAGGAACAGCGCACAGTCACCCAATCGGGGGAAGAAACACTGCTGGCAGCCAAGGGACGTCATGATCCTTGTGTGTTGCCTCGCGCCGTCCCTATGGTAGAAGCCATGGTGGCTTTGGTGCTGTGTGACCATCTGCTGCGCCAGCAGGGCCAATGCACCCTGTTCTAATCAGGCTATACTGGGGACCTGACCGAAAAACGCAGGAATATTGCATGCGAGGATCCTTGCTATGCTTCGCTTGCTATCAATTGTCGGGATCATAGTTATCCTGTCGTTGGGTATTTTCCTGCGCGTAAGCCATCTCGATGGCAAGCCGATCTGGGCTGATGAATCAGTCACCTTGTCTGTAGTCTCTGGTTACTGGCCAACGGATTGGATTCATCGCTTTTCCTCTGGCCAGGTATTTACTGTTAAAGAGCTGCTCCAATATCAATACCCAAATTCAGATCGGGGTTGGGGAGAGGTTTGGAAGCTGATTGCTGAAGATACCCATCCACCTCTTTATCCCATATTGGCGCGTTACTGGTTGCTGTGGTTTGGGAACTCCGTGACTGTGCTCCGGAGTCTATCTGTTGTCTTTGGGCTGTTATTAATTCCCTGTATCTATTGGCTGAGCTGGGAACTCTTTCGTTCACCTCTGCTAGGTTTGCTTGCAGCGTTATTGATGGCGGTTTCTCCGATTCATATTTACTATGCCCAGGAAGCGCGTCTGTACAGTTTATTCACCCTATTGACCCTGCTTTCTGCGATTGCCTTGCTCAGGGCCATTCGACTCAAGACTAGAATGGCATGGCTGATATATGGCCTGACACTAGTGCTGGGATTGTATAGCTATCTTTTTTTCATATTTGTTGCGATCGGCTACTTAGGTTATGTCTTTTTCTTAGAAGGCTTTTGTTGGACTCGAACTTCAGTTAAATCACTCATTGCTTTTTTGGCGAGCTTAATTATTTTTGTGCCCTGGATTGTAGTAATAGTCGAAAATTACAGCGATTTTAAGGAGCGCTCTGCCTGGGTTGGTGAGCAAGCATTGAGTTTGACGGGAGCCGTTCGACTGTGGATTCAAAATATCAGTTTAGCCTTCTTTGATCCCTGGATTTTTCCCTATTTTAGATTGGGAAAAATCAATCCTTTTGTATATATTCTGGTTCTATTCGTTCTGATTTTTGTGGGTTATTCCCTTTACTTTCTTTGTTCTAAAGCTTCAAAGAAACAGTATGGATTTATCTTAAGTTTAGTGCTTTCAACAGGTCTACCTTTAGTTCTGGCTGATTTGTTTTTAGGAGGGAATCGTCAAACTTGGCCTCGATATTTACTTCCCGTCTATTTGGGGATTCAACTTGCAGTTTCCTATCTTCTATCTGTTCGGATAACTTCTGTCAAAACTCCTGGCAGGGTGAATAAAGCCTGGTTTATGCTGGGAACTATTCTATTAGTTTTGAGTTTGTTTTGTAGTGTAATTTATGTTCAGGCTGATACCTGGTGGAATAAGTATGAATCAGGTGTGCTTGTTCAAATAGCTCGAACAATTGATCAGGCTGAACAGCCCCTGGTTCTAGTTGATCTGACCGATCGGCCTGAGAATGCTCATCCGCTGATTTATCACAGTCTTAATCCCGATGTTCGGGTGCAATTTGTGGCTTATCCTGATTCTAAAGCGCTCGATTTTAATCGATTTGATCAGGTGTTTGTTTTTGCTAACTCTAATCGAGCTCCTATTTCAAACTGGTTCAATTCCAAACTTTCCCAGCAAGGCTATACCCTAAAGCAAGGTCTTAAATTCTCTGGCAGCGGGAATTTTCAGGGCATGTCTCTCTATCGGGTTGTGCCAATCAGATTCTGATTAGCAGGGTTCCGCAGGGTAAAACCTCACAGAGGAAGGACAGTCCGGACCACTGTGTACAGTGACAGTAATAATGCGGGCTTCCATAGCTCTGGCTTCGGTGGGGAGGGTGCCTGTGCCAGGATTGACTGGATAGGCGGGAAAGCAGGCAGCACTGAGACTGAGACGCACGGCATGGCCGATCGGCAGGCGAGCGCAGGTTGCCTGGAGAGAAATGATCAGGGGGGATGTTGGTTGACCTGGAGCCACCCGGATATATCCCTGGGTCAGGTTGAAGACTTGCCCATGGGGATGCACATCTGATAGTACTGCACAGAGGTCAAAGCTGGGGGCGTCGGCACTGCACCACAGTTCTACGGTGATCTCCCCCAGCAGGGATAGGTCTGTGGTCAAGGGCGGGGTGGTGTAGGTGAGGACATCAGAGCGGCAATCCAGAGCTGCCCGATCGACCATGCCAGAGGGGATGGCGGCATGGCCGCCCAGGGCTGGAACGGGTCGCCAGGGATCATGGACGAAGACATCAATGGCATCGGCTTTCGGCAAGGTGTTCAGGAGTTGGCCATCCTGCTCCTGCAGGGCGGCCAGTCCACTGCTGCTGAGGAAGAAGTGCCGATCGGGCGGCTGGGGCCAGCGATCGAACGATCGCCAGCAATTACTACCCATTTCAAACAGGGAGATGGGTAGTTCTGCCAGCACACCCCTGTCCTGCTCCTTGAGGAACTGGTCAAACCAGCGGATTTGTAGCCGATCGATCGGGTTGGCTGCCTCCGGGCCAAAGTCCACGGCTCCCACTCGCCGCCCCCAGGGCAAATGCGCCCAGGGACCCACTAGCAGGAACTGGAACTGGCTGCTGCGCTCAACCATCTCCCGGTAGAGGTGCAGGGTGCCCCGTAGGTAGGTATCGAACCAGCCGCCGATATGTAACATGGGCAAGTCAACGGGCTGGAAATCGCGACAGGGAGAGAGTTGCTCCCAGTAGTCATCCGGTTGAGGATGGGCTAACCAGTCGTGATAGAAGGAATCGGGGGCCAGATCTTGCAGAATCTGAGGTTGGGCCGCAATCGGACCGGACAGAGGCAAGTTGCGGGCAGCGGCGGCCAGAGCCAGAAAGGAAGGCTCTTTCCCCTGCAGACGGGCGGTTTCGGCGGCCAACTGAATGGCCCAACCCAGGTTAGCCTGCAGACAGAAAGCACCGCCTTCATAGGCCCAATCGGCATAGAGGTCATAGCCCACCATGGCGGGACAGAGGGTTTTAAGGGCGGGGGGAAGATCGATCGCCGCATAGAGTTGGGTCATGCCCTGGTAAGAGAAGCCGTACATGCCCACCGTACCCGTACTGTCCGGTAAGGCAGCGGCCCAGTTGACCGTATCCACCCCATCCTCCCGCTCATGGGCAAAGAGCTGGAACTCCCCTTCCGAAGTCCCCCGCCCCCGCACATCCTGAATCACGACGATGTAGCCGTGGGCAGCATACCAGGTCGGATGGGCATAGACGACGGTGGAGGCGATCGAGCGGCCATAGGGTTGCCGCATCAGCAACACCGGCCAGGGACCAACCCCATCGGGATAGTATACGTCTGCATCTAGACGTACTCCGTCCCTGGTTTGAAGGGATAGGGTTTGGCAAGGTCGTACCCTTAACACGGCACAGGAACCGTCCGCTGCAGCACCCTCATATCTTCCTCATCCAGTTCAACTGGTGTCCCACTGCGGATCAACTCTGCGAAGTCTTCATTTGGCACCATAATACAAAGAGCATACAGCCGATCGGATCCCGTATTCTCAATCACATGGGTTCCTGTGGGCGGAACCAGAATACTGTCCCCGGATCGAATCGGTACAATCTTGCCATCACAGTTGGCCGATCCTTCGCCCTTCAGAACGAAGAACATTTCGACGGCTCGCTGATGACGATTGGGGGGTGTTTTACCCCCGACATCAAAAATTTCCACACAGAAGGTGAGGGACATGCCAGCAATTACGGGGTCAAACACGATCGCCAACCGATTCGTGTCCTGGGGACTGATCCGAAACGCCTGATAATTTTCGGGGGACTTAATGATTGGGATAACACAGTGAATGGCTTCCATAAATCTTTCCTGCGGGAGAGGCATTGAGCATTAGTCACAGGTTGATAGGTTTTGCCTGAAGAGGCATGGCTAAAGACGGTTATGCTGCCCTATCTTGCTTTATTGTCACCAGCAGGAAGCTTCTGCGCTGTAGCGTATGACATTTCTGTGGACTCTTTCATGCTAATGAGATAGCATGAAATTTCATGTATATCCCATGTTGAAGTGATGAGCATGCTTGATACACGCAATATCTATCCTCTTTCTGATTTTCAACGAAATGCAAAGGAATTTATCGCGCACTTACAGGAGAGTCATAAGCCTATTATTTTGACTGTTAACGGTAAGGCGGCGGTTGTCATCCAAGATGCAGCTTCATATCAGGCGTTGCTCGATGCTCTGGAAATGGAGCAGTCTGCAGCAGCAATTCAGCTATCCATCAAAGAGGCAGCAGAGGGAAAAGATGTGGATGCCAAAGAGGGCTTGCAAGCATTAAGGGCAAAACATGGAATATCGAGTTAGGATAACGCCTACTGCTCTGGCTAATGCTGGAGATATTTATTTATGGATCAGTTCTGACAATCCTGCCGCAGCCGTGGAATAGTTTAACAGCTTGTTTGATGCAGTGGACTCTCTTTCCTCAATGCCCAACCGCTGTCCTGTCGCACCAGAAACCCAGTTGGTTGGGATAGAAATACGCTGCTTTCTCTATAAGAGGTTATATAGAATCCTTTTCTCTGTAGAAGGTGATTTAGTAATGGTTCACCATATCCGTCATGCTTCACGCAGACTTGCAACAAAAGAGGAATTTTTCACAGAACCGCCAAAGTAATCCTTAAAAATCACTGAATCTTGAAAGGGGATTAATACAAACCATCCTCTTCATTAGGAAAAGCGGCAAATTCTGTATGAATGTTTTCATCATAATATTTCAAGCCAAGCTTGATCAGGCGCAAGAGAAATCGGTAATCATCGTGGCCAATTATTTGTCTTGACCATGAACTAGCCCTGTACAGTTGTGAATATCGGTTAAATATTTCAAACCCTTGATTCAGCAATGTTTCAACCTCGCTATGGGTAAGTGGGTGAGAGCATCCCAGTTT of the Leptolyngbya sp. 'hensonii' genome contains:
- a CDS encoding metallophosphoesterase, whose protein sequence is MAETTHRRIIIGDVHGHYKGLQELLGAIAPGKADQVYLLGDLVDRGPQSPEVVSFVREHGYSCLLGNHEQLFLESFPDGKIASNALQAWLYSGGQTTVESYMNRENGIDLLIEHVKWLATLPTYLDLGDVWLAHAGVDPKLSVEMQTTHELCWVREEFLSIPEPYFPDKLIITGHTITFTLPGVSPGEVAQGYGWMDIDTGAYHPKSGWLTGLDLTHQMVYQFNVYQNCSRKLPLAEITTWVDPSDITDRYQHLRKQSAVSP
- a CDS encoding M48 family metallopeptidase, which produces MLNSLSLFWRRFHRRWLYPAISLVVAIAVLLSVPLRLQAISITDLIFQGVQIIQLSNLSDQQEVEIGKQMNAELTSREFRIYNNPTLNAFVNQAGQRLVPKSDRPNIPYTFQVVADQNVNAFATMGGFVYITTGLLRLADNEAQVASVLGHEIGHIAGRHLVEQLKQVAIQRGVANVAGIDQSELVGIGVELALNRPNSRQAEYDADQRGLRTMSGAGYAPSAMVSFMEKLLKGSSGTPEFLSTHPDTGNRISALKSKINPSTANRGDGLNSSTYTSRVKSLL
- a CDS encoding DUF4330 domain-containing protein, whose product is MSSNPQLLGWETLGQFLYRKEPGMAILDSQGRLFGKINILDAGAILVILLVLIGIFVYPGATGSVAQVGVQTQAVEIDVISKGVGTSHADAFIKDLQGTKTINLIIRNQPYGQVNLKSVQLLPRNTAVPQPDGSVKALKDPRPELDYSTDMMLTLGGEAKVTKDGYVLGNSKIKIGSLVEMEGLKFNFNGSVVDVRPQ
- the aroC gene encoding chorismate synthase yields the protein MGNTFGHLFRVTTFGESHGGGVGVIIDGCPPRLEISAEEIQVDLDRRRPGQSKITTPRNEADACEILSGVFEGKTLGTPIAILVRNKDARSQDYDEMAEKYRPSHADATYDAKYGIRNWQGGGRSSARETIGRVAAGAIAKKILAQVAGVDIIAYVKRIKDIEAVVDPATVTLAQVESNIVRCPDGDCADRMIDLIEQVRREGDSIGGVVECVARHVPKGLGSPVFDKLEADLAKAVMSLPATKGFEIGSGFAGTLLTGSEHNDEYYMEEGQIRTVTNRSGGVQGGISNGENILLRIAFKPTATIRKEQRTVTQSGEETLLAAKGRHDPCVLPRAVPMVEAMVALVLCDHLLRQQGQCTLF
- a CDS encoding glycosyltransferase family 39 protein, translating into MLRLLSIVGIIVILSLGIFLRVSHLDGKPIWADESVTLSVVSGYWPTDWIHRFSSGQVFTVKELLQYQYPNSDRGWGEVWKLIAEDTHPPLYPILARYWLLWFGNSVTVLRSLSVVFGLLLIPCIYWLSWELFRSPLLGLLAALLMAVSPIHIYYAQEARLYSLFTLLTLLSAIALLRAIRLKTRMAWLIYGLTLVLGLYSYLFFIFVAIGYLGYVFFLEGFCWTRTSVKSLIAFLASLIIFVPWIVVIVENYSDFKERSAWVGEQALSLTGAVRLWIQNISLAFFDPWIFPYFRLGKINPFVYILVLFVLIFVGYSLYFLCSKASKKQYGFILSLVLSTGLPLVLADLFLGGNRQTWPRYLLPVYLGIQLAVSYLLSVRITSVKTPGRVNKAWFMLGTILLVLSLFCSVIYVQADTWWNKYESGVLVQIARTIDQAEQPLVLVDLTDRPENAHPLIYHSLNPDVRVQFVAYPDSKALDFNRFDQVFVFANSNRAPISNWFNSKLSQQGYTLKQGLKFSGSGNFQGMSLYRVVPIRF
- a CDS encoding CocE/NonD family hydrolase, which produces MLRVRPCQTLSLQTRDGVRLDADVYYPDGVGPWPVLLMRQPYGRSIASTVVYAHPTWYAAHGYIVVIQDVRGRGTSEGEFQLFAHEREDGVDTVNWAAALPDSTGTVGMYGFSYQGMTQLYAAIDLPPALKTLCPAMVGYDLYADWAYEGGAFCLQANLGWAIQLAAETARLQGKEPSFLALAAAARNLPLSGPIAAQPQILQDLAPDSFYHDWLAHPQPDDYWEQLSPCRDFQPVDLPMLHIGGWFDTYLRGTLHLYREMVERSSQFQFLLVGPWAHLPWGRRVGAVDFGPEAANPIDRLQIRWFDQFLKEQDRGVLAELPISLFEMGSNCWRSFDRWPQPPDRHFFLSSSGLAALQEQDGQLLNTLPKADAIDVFVHDPWRPVPALGGHAAIPSGMVDRAALDCRSDVLTYTTPPLTTDLSLLGEITVELWCSADAPSFDLCAVLSDVHPHGQVFNLTQGYIRVAPGQPTSPLIISLQATCARLPIGHAVRLSLSAACFPAYPVNPGTGTLPTEARAMEARIITVTVHSGPDCPSSVRFYPAEPC
- a CDS encoding cupin domain-containing protein encodes the protein MEAIHCVIPIIKSPENYQAFRISPQDTNRLAIVFDPVIAGMSLTFCVEIFDVGGKTPPNRHQRAVEMFFVLKGEGSANCDGKIVPIRSGDSILVPPTGTHVIENTGSDRLYALCIMVPNEDFAELIRSGTPVELDEEDMRVLQRTVPVPC
- a CDS encoding type II toxin-antitoxin system Phd/YefM family antitoxin encodes the protein MLDTRNIYPLSDFQRNAKEFIAHLQESHKPIILTVNGKAAVVIQDAASYQALLDALEMEQSAAAIQLSIKEAAEGKDVDAKEGLQALRAKHGISS